One window of Novipirellula aureliae genomic DNA carries:
- a CDS encoding DUF2764 family protein, which produces MKSYYMFVASLPPLPSEFDAGPIPITASTLGDRLSLLDDQDRHVLDQLADFFRWDRQPVDRSDAEVIEKHQQLRKEVHNPLVRKLIHHRFQMRTLVAAVRCQRDGLPMPMLPDMSVSKSIRRYWNQPYFQLITRVPWLEKFCRALDDAQPQLAQRHLFDELWRLWSRLNQRYHFSFESIVLYLARWEILHRWSSQNADRGRERFDHLVDEILQETNNN; this is translated from the coding sequence ATGAAGTCTTACTACATGTTCGTGGCCTCCTTGCCACCGCTGCCGAGCGAATTTGATGCCGGGCCGATTCCTATCACGGCATCGACGCTGGGGGATCGCTTGTCGCTTTTGGATGACCAAGATCGACATGTGCTTGACCAACTTGCTGACTTTTTCCGTTGGGACCGGCAACCAGTCGACCGCAGTGATGCCGAGGTGATCGAAAAACATCAACAGTTGCGGAAGGAGGTTCACAATCCCCTCGTCCGAAAGTTGATCCACCATCGATTTCAAATGCGAACCTTGGTCGCAGCCGTCCGTTGCCAAAGAGATGGATTGCCAATGCCAATGCTACCCGACATGTCCGTTTCCAAATCGATCCGACGTTATTGGAACCAACCCTATTTCCAATTGATTACGCGAGTGCCTTGGTTAGAAAAGTTTTGCCGTGCTCTCGATGACGCTCAGCCGCAACTGGCTCAGCGGCACCTATTTGATGAACTATGGCGGCTTTGGAGTCGCTTGAACCAGAGATATCATTTTTCATTTGAATCGATCGTTCTTTATCTCGCACGCTGGGAAATCCTCCATCGCTGGTCGAGTCAAAACGCCGATCGGGGCCGCGAACGGTTCGATCATCTTGTCGATGAGATCTTACAAGAAACAAACAACAACTAA
- a CDS encoding V-type ATP synthase subunit I: MAIVPLQSVTLIGELKRRDAIVLELQRLGCVHLVDLAAPNGSKNTTSDRHGDLKAAIAYLEQTPEKRPAPSNTATNRELKRIAAEALEIQSESRTLAEEQEEVAEKVDQTLPWGNFHQPTADELAGRHLYFYRLTHQQVARIKRRDGDRIFAQGNRIHSDRRNEYWLFIAEAPIADMPVEPEELDPRPLEELQARLLEISEQREQLQLRRIALTRWLDQLRSKYVAIQDENERIVARGRSLVEGPIFALQGWAPKRRIGELETFARRNTLAFESHAPCSSDDPPTLLSNPAPIAGAEGAVTFFMTPGYRTWDPTWVMFFSFSAFFAMILADAGYGLVLGAILAVAAKKLGRSESGRRFRQLATFMVFVSMGYGILIGSYFGFSPPSGTLLDRVVIKSGGVSIMQDREAMMFIAATIGVFHLILANVIVTWRWFGSSHALSSAGWVVALLGGWVIAVAMLPKPDMMSPIANWFGGEAVAWKTGLTNGGAWMLGIGLGMVFLFSSTRPLLSKSPRDWLMRIADGFMGLTNVTKAFGDALSYLRLFALGLASAQLAIVFNGLAEDASQMQGVGVLLGLLIFLIGHTLNLVLAVVGGVVHGLRLNCIEFFGWSLTDEGQPFEAFEMKADK, from the coding sequence GTGGCCATTGTTCCCCTCCAAAGCGTGACCCTGATCGGCGAGTTAAAACGCCGCGACGCAATCGTTCTCGAACTGCAACGCTTGGGCTGTGTCCATCTGGTCGACTTAGCAGCCCCGAACGGCTCAAAGAATACGACATCCGATCGGCATGGTGATCTGAAAGCAGCGATCGCGTACCTCGAGCAAACGCCTGAAAAACGGCCGGCTCCATCCAATACAGCCACGAACCGTGAATTGAAGCGAATCGCTGCGGAGGCATTGGAGATCCAATCTGAATCGCGGACGTTGGCCGAAGAACAAGAAGAGGTAGCCGAAAAAGTTGACCAAACCCTACCTTGGGGAAACTTTCATCAACCGACAGCCGACGAACTTGCTGGACGACACCTTTACTTCTATCGCCTGACACACCAACAGGTTGCAAGAATCAAACGCCGCGACGGGGATCGTATTTTTGCGCAGGGCAATCGCATCCACTCGGATCGACGCAACGAATACTGGTTATTTATCGCTGAAGCCCCAATCGCCGACATGCCGGTGGAACCGGAGGAACTGGATCCCCGTCCGCTCGAAGAATTGCAAGCTCGTTTGCTGGAAATCAGCGAACAACGTGAACAGCTACAACTCCGACGCATCGCCTTAACCCGTTGGCTCGATCAACTGAGGTCCAAGTACGTGGCGATTCAAGATGAAAACGAGCGAATTGTCGCAAGGGGTCGATCGCTTGTCGAAGGTCCCATTTTCGCCCTGCAGGGCTGGGCGCCAAAACGTCGGATCGGCGAACTCGAAACCTTTGCACGGAGAAATACGTTGGCCTTCGAGTCGCACGCGCCGTGTAGCAGCGATGATCCGCCGACATTGTTATCTAACCCCGCACCGATTGCCGGTGCGGAAGGTGCCGTCACGTTCTTTATGACTCCTGGCTACCGAACTTGGGATCCGACGTGGGTCATGTTCTTTTCGTTTTCCGCCTTCTTTGCCATGATCTTGGCGGATGCCGGTTATGGATTGGTGCTCGGAGCGATATTGGCAGTGGCTGCGAAGAAGCTTGGACGTAGCGAATCGGGACGCCGATTTCGCCAACTGGCGACGTTCATGGTCTTCGTTTCGATGGGCTATGGCATTTTGATTGGCAGCTACTTCGGATTCTCGCCACCATCGGGAACCTTGCTCGATCGAGTCGTGATAAAAAGCGGCGGTGTTTCGATCATGCAAGATCGTGAAGCGATGATGTTTATCGCTGCGACCATCGGTGTCTTTCACTTGATCCTGGCCAACGTGATCGTCACCTGGCGTTGGTTTGGGAGCAGCCATGCACTTTCATCCGCAGGTTGGGTTGTGGCACTACTCGGCGGTTGGGTCATCGCCGTCGCCATGTTACCCAAACCCGACATGATGTCCCCAATCGCCAATTGGTTCGGTGGCGAAGCGGTTGCCTGGAAAACCGGTTTGACGAATGGGGGGGCATGGATGTTGGGGATTGGACTCGGCATGGTGTTCTTGTTCTCTAGCACTCGGCCGCTGCTATCGAAGAGTCCCCGTGATTGGTTGATGCGAATCGCGGACGGTTTCATGGGATTGACGAATGTCACGAAAGCATTTGGCGATGCGCTAAGTTACCTGCGACTGTTTGCACTCGGGCTGGCCAGTGCTCAGCTGGCCATCGTTTTTAATGGACTCGCCGAAGATGCTTCGCAGATGCAAGGCGTCGGTGTTCTGCTGGGATTGCTGATTTTCTTGATCGGGCATACCTTGAATTTGGTGCTGGCGGTCGTCGGTGGTGTCGTTCACGGACTACGTTTGAATTGTATTGAGTTTTTTGGTTGGTCGCTTACTGACGAGGGACAACCGTTTGAAGCCTTTGAAATGAAAGCAGATAAGTAA
- a CDS encoding ATP synthase subunit C — MDEPFWNMMGMIGIYAPLALGAIGSILGCSAGGQAACGAMLDVESGYGRLVGLSALPSSQTIYGIVVMLSLNRTVDLQSAPGLFAIGVSCGIALLFSGVYQGRCCASAIHASKSKPEVFGLSAAPAAIVEGFAVFAFIFALILAGSLPVATGGV; from the coding sequence ATGGACGAACCCTTTTGGAACATGATGGGCATGATCGGGATCTACGCACCGTTAGCACTCGGAGCGATCGGAAGCATCCTGGGCTGTAGCGCGGGCGGACAAGCGGCTTGTGGTGCAATGCTAGATGTTGAGAGCGGCTACGGTCGGTTGGTGGGTTTATCGGCTCTGCCATCTTCACAAACCATCTATGGCATCGTTGTCATGTTGTCGCTCAACCGCACTGTCGATCTCCAATCCGCTCCGGGGCTGTTCGCGATCGGTGTCTCATGCGGTATCGCGTTGCTGTTTAGCGGCGTCTATCAGGGCCGATGCTGTGCTTCAGCCATCCACGCCTCAAAAAGCAAACCAGAGGTATTTGGATTGTCCGCCGCGCCGGCTGCCATTGTCGAAGGTTTTGCTGTCTTTGCATTTATCTTCGCATTGATTTTGGCTGGTAGTTTACCCGTAGCCACAGGAGGCGTATAA